Within the Enterobacter bugandensis genome, the region CGTGACGGGCCATCAGATTATGGACGGTGCTGAAGGCGGGCATACGGTGCCCCTGGTCTTCAAGCCAGCGCTTAATCTTGCGGGCGCCCCAGCGTTGATGACGGTCATGCGCCATGCGCAGCAGGGCCGTGATGTCGTCAGATGAGCGGTTCGGGGAATGATGAGGTGCGCGAGAGCGGTCCTGAAGACCGGAGGCACCTTCCTCAGCCCAGCGCTGAAGCCACTTGTAGCCGGTGGCAGGAGAAATGCCGAACTGACGGCAGAGGAAACGGATGTTCGCCCCGTCCTGCGAGGCGAACAGCACAAACTCGGTACGTAATGACATGGTATCTCTCGCATCCCAGGGCATAAGCGACTCCATAAACGGGTTCTTATGCCTCATTTGTAAGTGTCTACCATGTCCCCGAACAAGTGTTCACTATGTCCCCGGACCGTACAGTGGGAGAGGGCCGGGGTGAGGGCACCCGGCACCCGGCCGCACGATATAAACCTTAAATCACACCCTGCCCAATCATCGCATCCGCCACCTTCACGAACCCGGCGATATTCGCCCCGCGCACGTAGTTGGTTTGCGATGCCTCGCCGCCGTACTCGACGCAGGCATGGTGAATATCCAGCATGATGTGGTGCAAACGGGCATCCACTTTCTCCGCCTTCCAGCCGAGCCGCGCCGCGTTTTGCGCCATCTCCAGGCCGGAGGTCGCCACGCCGCCCGCGTTCGCCGCCTTGCCTGGCGCAAACAGCACGCCCGCCTCCAGGAACAGATCCGTTGCCTCGATAGTGGTCGGCATATTCGCCCCTTCCGCTACCGCCTTCACGCCGTTGCTAATTAGCGTGCGCGCGGCGTCCGCGTCCAGTTCGTTTTGCGTGGCGCACGGCAGGGCGATATCCACCGGCACGCCCCACGGCTGTTTGCCTTCCAGATACGTCAGGCCAAACTCCGCGGCATAATCGACAAGTCGGCCATCGCGGCTGGCTTTGATTTCGCACAGGCGCGCCAGCTTCTCCGCCGTAAAGCCCGCTTCGTCCACTACCGTCCCTTTAGAGTCGGAGGCAGTCACCACGCGGGCACCAAACTGCATCGCTTTTTCGATAGCGTACTGCGCCACGTTACCGGAGCCGGAGACCGCCACGCGCATCCCCTCAAAACCTAAGCCGTGACGCTTGAGCATTGCCTCGGTGAAGTAAACCAGGCCGTAGCCGGTCGCCTCCGGGCGGATCAGGCTGCCGCCAAACGATAACCCTTTGCCGGTAAAGACGCAGGCGCTGTTGTTGGAGAGTTTTTTCATCATCCCGGCCATAAAGCCCACTTCGCGGGCTCCCACGCCGATATCCCCCGCCGGTACGTCGGTGTCCGGGCCGAGGTGGCGGTAGAGCTCGGTCATTAGCGCCTGACAGAAACGCATCACTTCACCTTCGCTTTTGCCTTTCGGGTCGAAATCGCTCCCGCCTTTACCGCCGCCCATTGGCAGGGTGGTGAGTGCGTTTTTAAACGTCTGCTCAAAGCCAAGGAATTTCAGAATCGACAGGTTCACGGAAGGGTGGAAGCGCATGCCGCCCTTAAACGGGCCGATGGCGGAGTTAAACTGCACGCGCCAGGCACGGTTGACCTGTACCTGGTTGCGGTCATCCACCCAGGTCACGCGGAACTGGATCACACGCTCGGGTTCAACCAGACGTTCCAGCAGCGACAGTTGACGATAGCGCGGGTTTTCTTCAAGGAACGGCCAGAGGGTAGTCATTACTTCACGAACGGCCTGAGCAAATTCGCTTTGATGCGGGTCGCGCTGCTGAACATAGGCAAGGAAACTTTCCAGAGAGCGTGTCTGATCCATAGATATAAGAACCTCTTATAGTCATTAATGTATGTTGCTTATGCGATTTGTGTTGTTTTTTTGACTATACCACCCGTACCGCTTTGTGAAGCAAGCAGAAATGTGGACCGAAAGGGAAATTAATGACCCGGGCCGCGTCATAACAAAAAGCGATGGCGCGCTAAATTAAAGATTCTGTCCGATTTACCGTTATAGTCATTATCAGGACACAACAGGAAGAGAAGTCTATGAACCGTTACGTGATGGCCGCGTTATCATTGATGTTGACCGCAGGCGCGCAGGCTGACCGCATTCGCCCGGATGTAGAAGTGAACGTGCCGCCGGAGGTGTTTAGCTCCAGCGGCCAGCGCGCGCAGCCGTGTAACCAGTGCTGCATCTACCAGGATCAAAACTATTCTGAAGGGGCCGTCGTGAAGGCGGATGGCGTGCTGCTGCAGTGCCAGCGCGATGAACGTACCATCAGCACGAATCCGCTGGTCTGGCGTCGCGTAAAAGAATAAACGCCTCCAGCAGCGGAATATCCGCCGGAGCTAACGCATAACTGAAAGCCTCTTCCGGCGTACACCACGCCAACGCGCTGTGGTAGTGCGCCGTTAACTCTCCGCTGAAGCGGGTTACGTGCCAGGCGTGCAGGTTGATTAAGCGCTGTGATACCTCGCGCTGATGGCTCGCCACGTACTGCTCAGGCTGAGCCTCGATACCCAGCTCTTCACGCAGCTCGCGGATAAGCGCCTCAGGCTGGGTTTCTCCGGCCTCCACTTTGCCGCCAGCGAACTCCCACATTCCCGGCTGGTCGGCGTGAGCAGGGCGCTGTGCCAGTAAAATTTTGTCGTCTTTTTCGATGATGGCCGCAACGACATCGACTGTTTTTAGCATGGTCGTCAATACTTGATAGCGAAAAACGCCATATTATCGTGCCCTTTCAAAGAGTCCAGCCATCAGGAGAATCAGGTGAAAGAGACGTCCACCTGGGTAGAGCCCATCCCAACCCTTCCGGCGAGCGTAAAACCTATTGCCGCCATGCAGCAAAAACACTTCGGTGCCATGCTGAACCCCACGCGCTGGTGGGGACGCATGCCGCGTCTGTTCTGGCTGGTCGCTTTGTTTGTGGGGTTTCTGGAGCGCAGAAAAGCGCGCCTGACGCCAGTGCTGCGCTCGCTGCTTATGACGCGCGTATCGCAGCTGTGCCACTGTGCGTTCTGCATTGACGCCAACAGCCTGCGCCTGGCCGAGCGCTGCGGCGCGCTGGATAAAGTCCAGGCCGTAAGCGGCTGGGCTGATTCTGACGTGTTCAGTGAACAGGAGCGCGCGGCGCTGGCCTATGCGGAGGCGGTGACCGCC harbors:
- the gdhA gene encoding NADP-specific glutamate dehydrogenase — translated: MDQTRSLESFLAYVQQRDPHQSEFAQAVREVMTTLWPFLEENPRYRQLSLLERLVEPERVIQFRVTWVDDRNQVQVNRAWRVQFNSAIGPFKGGMRFHPSVNLSILKFLGFEQTFKNALTTLPMGGGKGGSDFDPKGKSEGEVMRFCQALMTELYRHLGPDTDVPAGDIGVGAREVGFMAGMMKKLSNNSACVFTGKGLSFGGSLIRPEATGYGLVYFTEAMLKRHGLGFEGMRVAVSGSGNVAQYAIEKAMQFGARVVTASDSKGTVVDEAGFTAEKLARLCEIKASRDGRLVDYAAEFGLTYLEGKQPWGVPVDIALPCATQNELDADAARTLISNGVKAVAEGANMPTTIEATDLFLEAGVLFAPGKAANAGGVATSGLEMAQNAARLGWKAEKVDARLHHIMLDIHHACVEYGGEASQTNYVRGANIAGFVKVADAMIGQGVI
- a CDS encoding YnjH family protein, with product MNRYVMAALSLMLTAGAQADRIRPDVEVNVPPEVFSSSGQRAQPCNQCCIYQDQNYSEGAVVKADGVLLQCQRDERTISTNPLVWRRVKE
- a CDS encoding pyrimidine (deoxy)nucleoside triphosphate diphosphatase, translated to MLKTVDVVAAIIEKDDKILLAQRPAHADQPGMWEFAGGKVEAGETQPEALIRELREELGIEAQPEQYVASHQREVSQRLINLHAWHVTRFSGELTAHYHSALAWCTPEEAFSYALAPADIPLLEAFILLRDARPADSC
- a CDS encoding carboxymuconolactone decarboxylase family protein, translated to MKETSTWVEPIPTLPASVKPIAAMQQKHFGAMLNPTRWWGRMPRLFWLVALFVGFLERRKARLTPVLRSLLMTRVSQLCHCAFCIDANSLRLAERCGALDKVQAVSGWADSDVFSEQERAALAYAEAVTATPPRVDEAIKTAMQRHFTDDAITEMTALIAFQNLSARFNAALDIPAQGLCATFKGKPDA